One segment of Streptosporangium brasiliense DNA contains the following:
- a CDS encoding cytochrome P450, whose product MTGENVDAFSEPVDYPFGEPVRLDIDPEYARCRERPGLVRVRPPYGDDAWLVTRYRDIRSVLRDRRFVRTPPPGGDEARLTPLPLQDSILNTDPPQQTRLRKAVAGGLGFNTERVHALEATAERHSRRLMSTLLDGSPPLDLVDAYVKPLVVEILCPVIGIPEQDLSVFLNWFEGFASTALPADVVEARVEEISCYTDRLIADRRDRPRDDLISVLADAAYREKRLTEAEVKELVNDVLLAIDNVTTQLTNAAYLLITSPGHMRELKAEPELIPQAVEELLRYAPFPSHVTFARYATEDIDVGGTLVRAGEQVLPALPAGNHDPSAFPSPGELDFRRKHNPHLSFGHGMHHCMGPPLVRMLMRVAVLSLTQCPSMRLAVPEERLAWRSDLLIRRVESLPVTW is encoded by the coding sequence ATGACCGGAGAGAACGTGGACGCTTTTTCCGAACCCGTCGACTACCCTTTCGGGGAGCCCGTCAGGCTTGATATCGATCCGGAATACGCACGATGCCGCGAACGGCCGGGACTGGTCAGGGTCCGCCCGCCCTACGGCGACGACGCCTGGCTGGTGACCCGCTACCGCGACATCCGCTCCGTGCTGCGCGACCGGCGTTTCGTCCGGACGCCCCCTCCCGGAGGCGACGAGGCCCGCCTGACCCCTCTCCCCCTCCAGGACAGCATTCTCAACACCGACCCGCCTCAGCAGACCCGGTTGCGTAAAGCCGTGGCCGGCGGGCTGGGATTCAACACCGAGCGCGTCCACGCGCTCGAGGCGACCGCGGAGCGGCACTCCCGAAGACTCATGAGCACGCTGTTGGACGGATCGCCCCCGCTCGATCTGGTCGACGCCTACGTCAAGCCACTGGTCGTGGAGATCTTGTGTCCCGTCATCGGCATCCCCGAGCAGGACCTGTCGGTCTTCTTGAACTGGTTCGAGGGGTTCGCGAGCACCGCGCTTCCGGCCGACGTCGTGGAGGCCAGGGTCGAAGAGATCTCCTGCTACACCGACCGCCTCATCGCCGACCGGCGGGACCGGCCCCGCGACGATCTGATCAGTGTCCTCGCCGACGCCGCCTACCGGGAGAAGCGCCTCACCGAGGCGGAGGTCAAGGAACTGGTCAACGACGTCCTCCTGGCGATCGACAACGTCACGACGCAACTGACGAACGCCGCCTACCTGTTGATCACCTCGCCTGGCCACATGCGGGAACTGAAGGCCGAACCGGAACTGATCCCCCAGGCGGTCGAGGAACTCCTGCGCTACGCGCCGTTCCCCTCCCATGTCACCTTCGCCCGCTACGCCACGGAGGACATCGATGTGGGAGGGACCCTCGTGCGGGCGGGGGAGCAGGTCCTTCCCGCGCTTCCCGCGGGCAATCACGACCCGTCCGCGTTCCCCAGCCCCGGCGAGCTCGACTTCCGCCGGAAGCACAATCCTCATCTGTCCTTCGGGCACGGCATGCATCACTGCATGGGCCCGCCCCTGGTGCGCATGCTGATGAGGGTCGCGGTCCTCTCGCTCACGCAGTGTCCGTCCATGCGGCTGGCCGTACCGGAGGAACGGCTGGCGTGGCGGTCGGACCTGCTGATCCGACGCGTGGAGTCCTTGCCCGTCACCTGGTGA
- a CDS encoding EF-hand domain-containing protein: MAVGTAARKSDHWFKLVDVNGDGTIQRNDLQALGERMLKHFRHDKTSPEGRRLTEAYERCWTIMAEAMDTDKNQAVSQEEFRSYMAGNAKKENADDLLRPITDAEFAVADLDNDGHLSPSEYAELLRAMGLSDVDAQQGAASIDTNRDGRISSEEYFRACRDFFAGSDDLNKRTSQVFGGV, translated from the coding sequence ATGGCTGTCGGCACTGCTGCCCGCAAGTCGGACCACTGGTTCAAGCTGGTCGACGTGAACGGCGATGGCACGATCCAGCGCAACGATCTCCAGGCTCTCGGGGAGAGAATGCTGAAGCATTTCCGCCACGACAAGACGTCCCCCGAGGGGCGACGTCTCACAGAAGCCTACGAGCGGTGCTGGACGATCATGGCCGAGGCGATGGACACGGACAAGAATCAGGCGGTCTCCCAGGAGGAGTTCCGCTCCTACATGGCGGGCAACGCCAAGAAGGAGAACGCCGACGATCTGCTGCGTCCCATCACCGACGCCGAGTTCGCGGTGGCCGACCTCGACAACGACGGCCACCTGTCCCCGTCCGAGTACGCGGAGCTCCTGCGCGCCATGGGGCTTTCCGACGTCGACGCCCAGCAGGGTGCGGCCAGCATCGACACCAACCGCGACGGCCGGATAAGCAGCGAAGAGTACTTCAGGGCCTGCCGCGACTTCTTCGCCGGCAGCGACGACCTCAACAAGCGCACCAGCCAGGTGTTCGGCGGGGTGTGA
- a CDS encoding RNB domain-containing ribonuclease translates to MPHKSIRMPGESHPRLDDGFDRIRRELKLPEGFPRAVTEEAEWAAEVPVLPKLDRTDLPFITVDPPGSMDLDQALHLEERPGGYRVWYAIADVAAFVRPGGAIDTEARSRGETVYMPDVRVPLHPAILSEGAASLLPGVTRPAVLWCVDLDADGRIVGADVTRALVRSRERLDYDYVQAAVDTGTADGTLRLLAEIGRLRLALERARGGVTLPTPEQEVVPDGDGYRVELRASLDAEAWNAQISLLTGMAAASMMLDAEIGLLRVLPPAPAEKVAQVRRVAAALGVPWPEGAAYGDVVHGLDPKIPEQAAFLEESTVLLRGAGYVAFNGEPPAQAEHAAVAAPYAHVTAPLRRLIDRYAGQICLSIAAGEPVPEEIQQAMDGLPGIMHTTGRRASAVERACVDLVEAFVLRDRVGQAFDAVVIDVDDGHAQGQVQISDPAVVARCDGEGLVLGEAVQVRLTRADPATREVRFSLA, encoded by the coding sequence GTGCCGCACAAGAGCATCCGGATGCCCGGAGAGTCCCATCCGCGACTCGATGATGGTTTTGACCGGATCCGCCGGGAGCTGAAGCTCCCGGAGGGGTTCCCCCGTGCCGTGACCGAGGAGGCCGAGTGGGCCGCCGAGGTGCCCGTGCTGCCCAAGCTCGACCGGACCGATCTGCCGTTCATCACCGTCGACCCACCCGGCTCCATGGATCTGGACCAGGCCCTGCACCTGGAGGAACGCCCCGGCGGCTACCGCGTCTGGTACGCCATCGCCGACGTCGCGGCGTTCGTACGGCCCGGCGGGGCGATCGACACCGAGGCCCGCAGCCGCGGCGAGACCGTCTACATGCCCGACGTCCGGGTGCCGCTGCACCCGGCGATCCTGTCGGAGGGCGCCGCCAGTCTGCTGCCCGGGGTGACCAGACCGGCCGTGCTGTGGTGCGTCGACCTGGACGCCGACGGCCGGATCGTGGGCGCCGACGTGACCCGGGCGCTGGTGCGCAGCCGGGAGCGGCTCGACTACGACTACGTGCAGGCGGCGGTGGACACCGGCACCGCCGACGGCACGCTGCGGCTGCTGGCCGAGATCGGCAGGCTCCGGCTCGCGCTGGAGCGGGCCAGGGGCGGGGTCACCCTGCCCACGCCCGAGCAGGAGGTCGTCCCCGACGGGGACGGTTACCGGGTGGAGCTGCGTGCCTCGCTCGACGCCGAGGCCTGGAACGCGCAGATCTCCCTGCTGACCGGCATGGCCGCCGCCTCGATGATGCTGGATGCCGAGATCGGCCTGCTGCGGGTGCTGCCGCCCGCCCCCGCCGAGAAGGTCGCCCAGGTCCGCCGGGTGGCCGCCGCGCTCGGCGTGCCGTGGCCGGAGGGTGCCGCCTACGGCGACGTCGTGCACGGGCTCGATCCGAAGATCCCCGAGCAGGCCGCCTTCCTGGAGGAGTCCACGGTGCTGCTGCGCGGGGCCGGATACGTCGCCTTCAACGGCGAGCCGCCCGCCCAGGCCGAGCACGCCGCGGTGGCCGCGCCGTACGCGCACGTGACCGCGCCACTGCGCCGCCTCATCGATCGCTACGCCGGCCAGATCTGCCTGTCGATCGCGGCGGGGGAGCCGGTGCCCGAGGAGATCCAGCAGGCCATGGACGGCCTGCCCGGCATCATGCACACGACCGGGCGGCGGGCGAGCGCGGTCGAGCGGGCGTGCGTGGACCTGGTGGAGGCGTTCGTGCTGCGCGACCGGGTGGGCCAGGCCTTCGACGCGGTGGTGATCGACGTGGACGACGGCCACGCCCAGGGCCAGGTGCAGATCAGCGACCCGGCGGTGGTGGCCCGCTGCGACGGCGAGGGGCTCGTGCTCGGCGAGGCCGTCCAGGTGCGGCTGACGCGCGCCGACCCGGCCACCCGGGAGGTCCGCTTCAGCCTGGCCTGA
- a CDS encoding 5'-3' exonuclease, whose product MPGLMLLDTPSLYYRAFYGVPESMTAPDGMPVNAVRGVIDMIAMLVRQHSPGELAACMDADWRPAFRVAAIPTYKAHRVASGDVEEVPDTLSPQVPVIEQVLDAVGIARVGVPGYEADDVMGTLAVRAKGQVDIVTGDRDMFQLVDDGRPIRVLYTARGVKNLEPVDEAAVTARYGVPGRSYADFATLRGDPSDGLPGVPGVGDKTAATLITRFGSLTALLRAVDEGGDLTAGQRAKLSAARDYLRAAPAVVQVVRDVPVPELDLALPAQPRDPQALAALAERYGLGGPLGRLSQALAQAAG is encoded by the coding sequence ATGCCCGGTCTGATGCTCCTCGACACCCCTTCCCTCTACTACCGCGCCTTCTACGGGGTGCCCGAGTCGATGACCGCCCCCGACGGGATGCCGGTCAACGCGGTCCGCGGCGTGATCGACATGATCGCCATGCTGGTCCGCCAGCACTCCCCCGGCGAGCTGGCCGCCTGCATGGACGCGGACTGGCGCCCGGCCTTCCGGGTGGCGGCGATCCCGACCTACAAGGCGCACCGGGTCGCCTCGGGCGACGTCGAGGAGGTCCCCGACACGCTCTCCCCGCAGGTGCCGGTGATCGAGCAGGTGCTCGACGCGGTGGGCATCGCCCGGGTCGGCGTCCCGGGCTACGAGGCCGACGACGTGATGGGCACGCTCGCCGTACGGGCCAAGGGGCAGGTGGACATCGTCACCGGCGATCGGGACATGTTCCAACTGGTGGACGACGGCCGGCCCATCCGCGTCCTCTACACGGCGAGGGGGGTCAAGAACCTCGAACCCGTCGACGAGGCCGCCGTCACCGCCAGATACGGCGTCCCCGGCCGCTCCTACGCCGACTTCGCCACCCTGCGCGGCGACCCCAGTGACGGCCTGCCGGGCGTCCCCGGGGTCGGCGACAAGACCGCGGCCACGCTGATCACCCGGTTCGGCTCGCTGACGGCCCTGCTCAGAGCCGTGGACGAGGGCGGCGACCTGACGGCGGGCCAGCGGGCCAAGTTGAGCGCGGCCCGTGACTACCTCCGGGCCGCCCCCGCGGTGGTCCAGGTCGTCCGTGACGTCCCGGTCCCGGAGCTGGATCTCGCCCTCCCCGCCCAGCCGCGCGACCCGCAGGCGTTGGCGGCCCTGGCCGAGCGCTACGGCCTGGGCGGCCCCCTGGGCCGCCTGTCGCAGGCCCTGGCACAGGCGGCGGGCTGA
- a CDS encoding PP2C family protein-serine/threonine phosphatase, whose product MTGSAPLTAAEMVQRLRGELDEHMAVEQQLLSARLAHAERLGNLGWAEWNLQTGESIWSERAYAIFGRDPGDGPIHLRDLTAHVEAADRADLDRLLRAVMHGAESGQAEFRIRRQGEVRHLRAALDPVATGGRTAVHGVIQDITGRRRAERIMSESRRQLLEVREQAAEERHLSVALRDAIMPGLGTAVELPHARIEVRYVPAGTGAGLGGDWYDASTLPDGRLVLAIGDVSGHGLPAIARMARLRHALIGLAMTGEPADKLLTWLNALVMHRQAETTATAVIGHLDPVTHVFTWSQAGHPAPILVRDGVAAQLDPPAGVLLGATLTEPYGAAGVELLEGDLLLLFTDGLVERRSRDIDEGLALALEAAAGLTGDGLQAGLDRLIRAVGGPNPEDDTCVLAINVRGGGARGR is encoded by the coding sequence GTGACCGGTTCCGCCCCGCTGACCGCGGCAGAGATGGTGCAGCGGTTACGCGGAGAGCTGGACGAGCACATGGCCGTGGAACAACAACTTCTCAGCGCGCGGCTGGCGCACGCCGAGCGGCTGGGCAACCTGGGCTGGGCCGAGTGGAATCTCCAGACCGGGGAGTCCATCTGGTCCGAACGCGCCTATGCCATCTTCGGCCGAGACCCCGGCGACGGCCCCATCCACCTGCGCGACCTGACAGCCCACGTCGAGGCTGCCGACCGGGCCGACCTCGACCGGCTGCTGCGGGCGGTCATGCACGGCGCCGAGTCCGGGCAGGCCGAGTTCCGCATCCGGCGCCAGGGAGAGGTCCGCCACCTGCGCGCGGCCCTCGACCCGGTCGCGACCGGCGGGCGCACCGCCGTGCACGGGGTGATCCAGGACATCACCGGCCGGCGCCGGGCCGAGCGGATCATGTCGGAGTCCCGGCGCCAGCTCCTGGAGGTCCGTGAGCAGGCGGCCGAGGAGCGGCACCTCAGCGTGGCCCTGCGGGATGCGATCATGCCCGGCCTCGGGACCGCCGTCGAGCTGCCGCACGCGCGCATCGAGGTCCGCTACGTCCCGGCGGGCACCGGGGCCGGCCTCGGCGGCGACTGGTACGACGCCAGCACCCTGCCCGACGGCCGGCTGGTGCTGGCCATCGGCGACGTGTCCGGGCACGGCCTGCCGGCGATCGCCCGGATGGCCCGGCTCCGGCACGCGCTGATCGGCCTGGCGATGACCGGCGAGCCCGCTGACAAGCTCCTGACCTGGCTCAACGCCCTGGTGATGCACCGGCAGGCGGAGACCACCGCGACCGCCGTGATCGGCCATCTCGATCCCGTCACCCACGTGTTCACCTGGAGCCAGGCCGGCCACCCCGCGCCGATCCTGGTCCGTGACGGGGTGGCCGCCCAGCTCGACCCGCCCGCCGGGGTGCTGCTCGGCGCCACGCTCACCGAGCCGTACGGAGCGGCCGGTGTGGAGCTGCTGGAGGGAGATCTGCTGTTGCTGTTCACCGACGGGCTGGTCGAGCGGCGCTCCCGTGACATCGACGAGGGTCTGGCCCTGGCCCTGGAGGCGGCGGCCGGCCTCACCGGTGACGGCCTGCAGGCCGGGCTCGACCGGCTCATCCGGGCCGTCGGCGGGCCCAACCCCGAGGACGACACCTGTGTGCTGGCGATCAACGTGCGTGGTGGAGGCGCGCGGGGTCGCTGA
- a CDS encoding M24 family metallopeptidase: MESSDLYPVARLAAVQEATAAAGLDALLLTPGPDLRYVTGYEALPLERLTCLVLPAAGDAFLMVPRLELPAAEHSPASRLGIEFVPWDETDDPYAAVGARLGGVARVGLADRMWAMQSLRFREAIPGAEQVLAGSVLRGLRMRKSPAEVAALREAGAAIDSVHAQVPGFLRAGRTEREVGRDIADAIIEAGHSTVDFVIVGSGPNGASPHHELSDRVIHEGEPVVVDIGGQMPSGYCSDSTRVYSVGEPPADFVKYYDVLQRAQEAACAAVRPGVSCESIDAVAREVIAAEGYGEHFIHRTGHGIGLETHEEPYIVAGNAEPLAPGFAFSVEPGIYLRGAHGARIEDIVICTEEGGERVNHRPRGLVIV; this comes from the coding sequence ATGGAGTCCTCTGACCTGTATCCCGTTGCCCGCCTGGCCGCTGTCCAGGAGGCGACCGCCGCCGCCGGCCTCGACGCGCTGCTGCTGACGCCGGGCCCCGACCTCCGCTATGTGACCGGTTACGAGGCGCTGCCGCTGGAGCGGCTCACCTGCCTGGTGCTGCCGGCCGCGGGTGACGCCTTCCTGATGGTGCCCCGCCTGGAGTTGCCCGCCGCCGAGCACTCCCCGGCGTCGAGACTCGGCATCGAGTTCGTGCCCTGGGACGAGACCGACGACCCCTACGCGGCCGTCGGCGCACGCCTGGGCGGGGTCGCCCGGGTCGGCCTGGCCGACCGCATGTGGGCGATGCAGTCGTTGCGCTTCCGCGAGGCGATCCCCGGCGCCGAGCAGGTGCTCGCCGGGTCCGTCCTGCGCGGGCTGCGCATGCGCAAGAGCCCGGCCGAGGTGGCGGCGCTGCGCGAGGCGGGCGCGGCGATCGACTCCGTGCACGCCCAGGTGCCCGGCTTCCTGCGGGCCGGCCGGACCGAGCGCGAGGTCGGCAGGGACATCGCCGACGCGATCATCGAGGCGGGGCACTCGACCGTCGACTTCGTCATCGTCGGCTCCGGGCCCAACGGCGCCAGCCCGCACCACGAGCTGTCCGACCGGGTCATCCACGAGGGCGAGCCGGTCGTGGTCGACATCGGCGGTCAGATGCCCAGCGGCTACTGCTCCGACTCGACCCGGGTCTACTCCGTCGGCGAGCCCCCCGCCGACTTCGTGAAGTACTACGACGTGCTCCAGCGCGCCCAGGAAGCCGCCTGCGCGGCCGTACGGCCCGGCGTGTCGTGCGAGTCGATCGACGCCGTCGCGCGCGAGGTGATCGCCGCCGAGGGTTACGGGGAGCACTTCATCCACCGCACCGGCCACGGCATCGGCCTGGAGACCCACGAGGAGCCCTACATCGTCGCGGGCAACGCCGAGCCGCTGGCCCCGGGCTTCGCCTTCTCCGTCGAGCCGGGCATCTACCTGCGCGGAGCGCACGGTGCCCGGATCGAGGACATCGTCATCTGCACCGAGGAGGGCGGCGAGCGGGTCAACCACCGGCCTCGCGGACTCGTCATCGTGTAA
- a CDS encoding acyl-CoA dehydrogenase family protein has protein sequence MTVERVLPTAESRDLLELVRDLIDKEVAPRASADESAGRFPREVFTTLGRAGLLGLPYPEEHGGAAQPYEVYLQMIEELAAGWLAVGLGLSVHTLSCFPVAAYGSAAQRAALLPDMLGGEMLGAYCLSEPQSGSDAAALVTRAVRDADGYVVDGVKAWITHGGAADFYTLMARTSDGGGRGISCFHVPAGTEGLSFGRPERKMGMRSSPTAQVRFDAVRLAPDALLGAEGEGFRIAMAALDGGRLGIAACAVGVAQAACDAATAYAKERRQFGSRIADFQGIGFMLADMATQIAAARALYLDAARLRDAGRPYGTQAAMAKLFATDVCMKVTTDAVQVLGGYGYVEDFPVERYMREAKVLQIVEGTNQVQRLVISRALAR, from the coding sequence ATGACCGTTGAGCGTGTGCTGCCGACCGCCGAGTCCCGGGACCTGCTGGAGCTGGTCCGTGATCTGATCGACAAGGAGGTGGCGCCCCGGGCGTCGGCCGACGAGTCCGCCGGGCGCTTCCCCCGCGAGGTGTTCACCACCCTGGGCCGGGCCGGGCTGCTCGGGCTGCCCTACCCCGAGGAGCACGGCGGCGCGGCGCAGCCGTACGAGGTCTATCTCCAGATGATCGAGGAGTTGGCGGCCGGCTGGCTGGCGGTCGGCCTGGGCCTGTCGGTGCACACCCTGTCCTGCTTCCCGGTGGCCGCCTACGGCAGCGCGGCACAGCGCGCCGCGCTGCTGCCGGACATGCTCGGCGGTGAGATGCTGGGCGCCTACTGCCTGTCGGAGCCCCAGTCCGGCTCCGACGCCGCCGCCCTGGTCACCCGCGCCGTGCGCGACGCCGACGGTTACGTGGTGGACGGGGTGAAGGCCTGGATCACCCACGGCGGCGCCGCCGACTTCTACACCCTGATGGCCCGCACCTCCGACGGCGGCGGGCGCGGCATCTCCTGCTTCCACGTCCCCGCCGGGACCGAGGGGCTGTCGTTCGGCCGGCCCGAGCGGAAGATGGGGATGCGGTCCTCGCCGACCGCCCAGGTCCGCTTCGACGCGGTACGGCTGGCCCCCGACGCGCTGCTGGGCGCGGAGGGCGAGGGCTTCCGCATCGCCATGGCCGCCCTGGACGGCGGCAGGCTCGGCATCGCCGCCTGCGCCGTCGGTGTGGCCCAGGCCGCCTGCGACGCCGCCACCGCCTACGCCAAGGAGCGCCGCCAGTTCGGCTCGCGCATCGCCGACTTCCAGGGGATCGGCTTCATGCTCGCCGACATGGCCACCCAGATCGCCGCCGCGCGCGCCCTCTACCTCGACGCCGCCCGCCTGCGTGACGCGGGCCGGCCGTACGGCACGCAGGCGGCGATGGCCAAGCTGTTCGCCACCGACGTGTGCATGAAGGTCACCACTGACGCCGTGCAGGTCCTGGGCGGCTACGGCTACGTCGAGGACTTCCCGGTCGAGCGCTACATGCGGGAGGCCAAGGTCCTGCAGATCGTCGAGGGCACCAACCAGGTCCAGCGCCTGGTGATCAGCCGCGCCCTCGCGCGGTAG